Genomic segment of Primulina tabacum isolate GXHZ01 chromosome 11, ASM2559414v2, whole genome shotgun sequence:
TGAAATTACCAGAATTTATAGGTCAAACAACATAAAATCGCTTTCAAACAACCAGATTATCTTCCTACATCCACACAATAAAGTTAATAAACAATGATCACTAGACAAATTGTAAGATAGGAAAACTCAAAGTCAGACATCAAGAAGTAAGATAGCatcttaaaatattaattaatggttATTGAATGGATCAAGTTGTACTTCCTTTTCCAATAAGAGGAAACTCAGGCTCCAGAACTCAAGCCATTAAAGTTAATGTAGAGAAATTACTAATTTGAGAGACATTATGGATTTTCTATCAGCGAACATAGTAAAAAAAGAAACCGTAGCGACGCATAGTTCAAGACCCTGAAAACCATCTGAGAACTATCCTTCCTAACTGTCATTTGTGAGACCAAACTTCTTAAAAATGCCAGTCGCCTCCCTATTCCTAGCGAATCCTCTTACAAAATTAGCAGGCTTAGAAGACTCAAAAGACCAAGACACGCATTTTATAAATCCAACAGTAGCTGAACATACGTAGCCGACTAGCCAGAGGCACGTTTGTTCATGAAGCATCCTTACGTAGTTTGGAATTTGTCCATCTTGATCGGTAAAGTTCTTACACGAGATGCTATTATACTTTCGATTACTTTAGGTTATTACTACCCATAAAAACTATGCCACCCCTAAAACCCAAAACAACAGTCACAAATTTCGCATTTCTCATCACTTTATTATATTTCTTTAGCTTCAACTAGATTTAACCTGCCTTATAGATGTCATAGTTTTTGCATTTCGCTTGTGAGGCACCTTATCGAACTGAACCATAACAAAAACGAACAAAATTTAATccattgattaaaaaaaatgcgCAAGTCCTCTCTTTATTCATTTCCTTACAACTCCTTCTGCACTGCCCGAaaaaataaatctcaagcccACGTGGATGCGCAAAAATTTCAGAACAAGGAAGAATCGTGCCTCAAATCAACGAACAGGGTTCTAAGAAAATGGTGCACATAGCAAAAGCGTAGCTCTGAAGACGAAAGCGTGTCTCACTATACGCTTCTGGATATTAAACACACACGACACGATACATCTGTTGCACATTTTCTCAAGCACGAGGAGAGCATATTTATGTTTTGTTCACTTTAATAATACAGTGAGATTTGCTTATTataaaccattaaaaaaaactcatcagatcGATACACATCCCCGAGGAAAAATAAAAGAGGATCAGACAGGGAatcacaaataaataaataaaagagttGATATTATCTCGTTAAAATGAAGAAAACTAAATTAGGAGATTATATATAAAGAGGGAATACTGGGCGAAAGCACCGAAAGAAGGGAATATAAAATCACAAATCAGAAGGGCTAAATATAAGTTAATGAATGTTAGCAGAAGAAGGATGTTACACAATAATTAGGAATGTGAAGTTTTGTTTTTTTCCTTCGATTTTTCATCAAGATTGACCAAGATCATCACACAAAGTGAAATAGATAGTCTCGTTCAATCAAAAGTCTCAGACATCCCACATTTAACCAAGCCTAGAACCAGTACAGATAATATAAAGAAAAGTTTGCTGTTTGCATATACTTTCAGAAGTAGACTTCCACTAAACGTAGCTCATTACAATCGAAATGTAGAAGCATTTCAAACATACCTACAGCAACTTGATACAAGTGCCCAAATTTGTAAAATCTTGAATACATATGCAACAGATAACGAATATATAGCAAGGAGAGAGAATGCATATACATCAATGATATTTCAGGAATATTTACTTCAAAGGAGCCTGCGTAGATGAGGTAACAGGGAAAACTTTATACACATTGAGAATGGAAGAGATGAAAGATTCCACGATGCAAATAAATTTCATGTATTGTAGACTAAACTTGCATTCTTAGGCGAGTTGAACCAGATTCCGGTTCAAATTCTTTCAGTGATGACACTGACATGGAGAcgtaaaatatatataacaaattaTATGATCTTGGAGCTCAACAGCAGCGCCAGAAAACTGCGTGGACGAAAAATCAACAAACTCCTGTATTCGAAAGGAGACACTCTGGAATGGATGGTCAACAGCAGATGCCACTCAATCCAAAAATCTTCATATTTCACTTGTTATTTTAGCGACAAATATGAGTTTTTCTCTTTGTCGCGCCATCATCGTAAATAGTGCCCTTCTTCCTGTTAACATCAATCATACTTTTCCCTCCATGAACACACAAGAAATAAAACCCAAGAAAGTCCCAAAACAATGTCACCAACGACAAGTCTCAGCCAATCGAAGCCAAGAACCTCAACTTTCCTCTCAAAGTATATTCTCCATATAGCCATTGTAATATGCAGAAGCACACAGCCTTTGGGGAAAAAACTATGAAATTCCCTATCCTCAACAAATGCCACCATAAACAAGAGAAACCCAATAGCAAACATAAGCAAACCCGAAAAAGAATCCGATGTCTGGATTAACAACTGATCATGAGGTGTTGAGCCTAAAAGCTTACTAGCGCGCTCCCTACCATGACTAAACACAAAAAACTCATCTCTATAGAACATCATCAGGGCTCCACAAGTTAAGGCAATCAAAGAATGGAGCATGCAGATAAGAAAAAAGCCTTGGGACGCCATTGATGACTGGAGGAAAAAACAGATAGTAGTGATGGCTTTATTCATGTACTGCACAGATCCCCAAATATTTAATTCCTAGGCTCAATCATCAAAACCCACCTAAATCCTCGGCTTATCGGcaaaacaaaatcaaatttcCACAGGAATAGCATTTGAGCTCGATTGCAGTCTGAATCCCAATTATCAATGCATACTTAAAGGAGAAACGGAGGAAACCCTTTGTTATGTACCATGAAAAAACATGATCTTTAGCAACATAATTGAGCAAAGCCAATCAaacataaaaagaaaaatcTTGAATTAAGATGACAGCTAAGGTACTTAACCACTTTTACATcaacagatttttgaatctcAGGCCTGGGCTTAAACGTGAACAAGAGATTCTTTAATAGAAGGTCAGGAGAAGCGAAAAGATAGATTCTTGGTGACAAATCCTAAGATCTATGATGTGGAAACAAAAGGAGAGTAGATTTCACTTGGTTGGAGGGTTTACAGAGcttaaaagaaacaaaaatagtGTGGACCATTAACAATTACTATGGGTGGAAGGCTCTTCTTGTCTCATACctgtttaaatttatttttgtcaCCAAAAAAGGAAGATGCATTGGATCCGTTCATCTACAATAAAAGAATGTATTGGTGAAGAAAAACCAAATCCCAGAACTAGGACTTCATAGAGAAAACATCATTTACGTATCGGTCCAGACCAGCATACATAATACatgtatatttaaaattatcccTGCTACAGAgtcgagtcgattcgagtctTGTAGTTGGCATGCTTCATATCTTGCAActagcatttaaaaaaaataaagaatggttttttatttttctttaaaaaaaaatactgtTTCTACAACAGATTAAAACACAATAATTTATTGTTcagaaaaataaaacacaaGAATTTGAAACAAGATATGAGTCAGCATGGGACATTAAGGGGAAATTTAGGAAAAATAGAGTGCATTATGaagtatttaaataaaatgatctATAAGTCAATTTACTTGAACGTCGTTGTATTTTAAGTGTAAATACATCATTAAATTTGATTACATATATACATTTACTTTAAACACGTAATTCATTCTCATCAGTCGACTCAACCTAAATCCTCTCCGTCGACCCCCTTTTCATTTCCTTTCCGACTACAATTCTCAACACAAATCGACGCAATGGCTAATAATAATCTGATAATATTAACGTTTATttcgatttattatttattttcgttgGTCAATCGActgattgaagaagaaaatttcgACCACGTTTTGGTCGACCCAAGCATGAGTCGACCAAGCTTAGATCGACCATCTATCTACTCTTGGACCTATCCAAGGCCCAACAATGATCGACCAAAGATAATGGTCGACCATTGCTTTGGTCAAAGACCGACCAACAATTGGTCTTTGACCAATGTTTGATCAACCAAACCAATTGTTGGTCGACCATTGTAAATTGTCGACCAACAATTGGTCGATCATTGTTTGGTCGACCAATTACAATGGTCGATAAACAATGGTCGACCATTGTTGATTGTTGGGTCTATCCAAGCTTGATGCTTGGGTCGACCAAAAAACAACGTAGGTCACCCACGCTGTCAACCCAATGACAGCCCCAATACATTGGGTCGATCATGGTCGATTAAATTGGTTTTAGATCGACATATCTCGATTTGGGGAAAAAGACTCGTAAATTTTAATTGGGGAAATATGTATGTGCAGAGAAGAAAAAGAATGGgataattaattaagttaaagagtttaatttCAGTTAATGTAATAATCAAAAGTCAACTTcttgtttcttaaaaaaaaatcggagtacttattttttaaataatttctaTCTCACTGTTACTTTTTTAACTGACCCGGCATTAAGTCTTgatcttttcaaaattttaaagacGACTTTTGGACATGATTGTTGTGAATAATGGTGGGGCGTCAGAAAAATTATGAATAATTCCTGTCTGCGTCTTTGAAGTCGCATGCGCATAAAACAAACGATTGAAAGAAATGAAATATCAAATAAAGTGATGATAAATGAtcacttaaaaaataaataaacttgtgTCAGTTTTTATGTGGATCATTGAATTATTAAACTCGTGGATCTGAATATCTGGAAGAGATCTTGCCAAAAAGTATTGCtacataattttaattaaaattctaaTCTGAAAGTTCTAGGTACctttaaaatgtttttaaatgGTATGGCATtctataaaaataatcattattttcaaaatgaaaaCACGTAATGTAGCCATCTATATTGAGGCACAGTGAGTAATGTCTTTGCTTTATCGCAGGGGATTTTGGTCCATCATAAACATAGCCACATAGGCACAGTTATATGTACAATGTAATGAATAAAATTAGATAATTTTTAACAATCTTCGAGTCGCTTTCTTCTCTACCTTCTAAGCTAAAAGCTGAACTCTTCACCTTGGGAAAAAATAACTCGAAAAATTGTCCTACACCTGGTTGGTAATAACAAGCTAAAACACTCACTTGAAAAAATGGAGCAAAAAATCAAATGAAGAAATTTTCCTTGTTCCTGGGAATTACTTTCCGGCGCCTCCTTGAACTAGGCTTCTTGTTTCCTCTACCAGGCCGGACTAGATTTCTCTTCACAGGGGTTTTTTCGTGAATCAGAACTGGGGGAGGGTGATTTCTAGCCATAGCCTGCTGATGAGCTCTTTGTTCCAATAAATCTCTGTGATATGCCTGTAAACAATGGGATTCCAACATTACTGATGCACAAGTAAGGATCGGGTGATCTGGAAATTTTACTTGCCAAACACAAAATCAGACAAGAAGAAACTGAACAAATATAATCACTATACATGCATTAAGGATAGTTCGATGGTTCAAGGCATGAAGCATTTGCAGATTATCTAAGGGTACAACTTGAGAGTCCAATTCCAAAATGGTAAAAACAcaaggttttttttttacacCAACATGACAGTTGGTGGCCAGACATCATCATTATGCAAATCAAATTTTCCGAATGCTACACTAGTTACCATTCCTTGAAATTTTCAATTGAGTTCTCTTGGTTCTTATATCAAACGCCGTTCAACCAATCAAATTTTACAAACAGAAATAGAGTTTGCCAACATAAAAATATGCTTACATATATTTATGAGGGTAACCCATCTCACATGTAAGAACCAACAAGTATCTGAAATCGTTTTGAAAATCAGCACCCATTAAGGGATCTAAAAAAGCCAATTTGTACAAGTGCCCCTAAAAAACCAGTAGGTGCGACTAATCATCCTCAATCATACATTATCTGAAAAGGAATTGGTTAAAGCATCCGCCTCTGTTGAACTTTCACCAAATTACACACACTGCCCGAGGTTTATAAAGTGcaaagtcaaatacatgttgcCTTGTGATCATAAATCGTTAGTACTTGAACCCCTTCTTCCCAGCACAAACAAACCCAAAAACAGTGCTCGAACCTCATAAATTAACATACATTCTGTGAGTCAAGAATATTGTGATAAGATAAAACAAATGCAACCTGTATCACGAAATTCCGCCTCTCACAGTCTAGAAACATGTTAATGTTCCAATTAACTCTTTCTTTCACTTTATCCCTCACAGTTGCAAAACTCAGCTGATCTCTAGACGTGAATCGATCAACTTCATTAAACCATAGACAACTGAAAAGGTTTGTGATGGGTATGTGCTCTCTTATTATTACACACCCTTCAGGAACATCTGCAGAAATTTGGTCCATGCAGAAATCAAACatcatcacttttgaaactaaAGTGAAAGCATATTCCATTTATATAAGTCACACAGACATACCACTAGTTATAGGAAGCTTATCTAGAGTGTATGATGTTAAACCCTCCTTTTTGTAATAATCAATTTGGTAATCAATGGAAGCATTATCATATTTTCCTGCAGCTTTATTAGCCTCGGCTTCTTCAAAAACATCAAAACGACTATAGTGTCTTGATATGGCAAAAGTAGCATTTTGGCGCCACAGGAACCTGTGAAAGAAAGTAAGCAAGATGGGTAATTGCAGTCCCGCAACCAGTCATGGATGCACTCTATGTTGACAAAGTTGTAAAATATAGATGAAGTCATGACAACAACAAGGGGGGAGGCATACTTCTCAAGAATTTGGTATGGATCCACGACTAGTCTAAGCTTTCCATCAATCCAGATAGAGTACCGAACATTAGGAAAAAGCCTATGCAACAAGAGCTTTGGCACCTGCAGATCAAATACTCATTTGTTCAGCTCCATATGCTATGAGCTATCATACAACAACACGAATGAAAATAAGTCAAGATAAAAACTGAATCCAACTCCCAAGAAACTACATAACAGTACAAACTATAAATTTCATTCAGTAACAATCAAATGACTCGCAAATATAGGATGTGCCAACGCCCAAGATGAAAGCCAGACCAAATGAATTATCATCAGCAAATCTTTTcattaagttaaataaaaacTTTCTTCTGCAGCTGCTGCAACTGGATTAATCTAAAGTGGGCACAGTAAAAATAACAAATTCCTAATCATTAGGTAAAATGAAAACATAACATCAAAGTTGATTAAATAAGAATACTCAAGTCCAAAGAAACCAAAATTTTCTTGGAAGAATACGTCAAATTTGGACCAAAGAACAGTATGGTCAGAACAGAAACCAATGTACAGATAGATTGAAATCAACATATGTGAAGAACACAAAAAGGAAGAAAACTAACCTTCCCATTTCTTCTTGCATCTTTATAGGGCACATTGTGTACAACAATAATTCTCCATAATCCAACCTGTTTCCCACCGTCCAAGACACTGTTATTCTTCATATATGCTTCGGTCTCtttatcaacaaacatgaaaaaGGGGACATTTTTTCTCGCAACTTCACCAATATTCCTCGGTTGTTGAATCACATCATAGTTACCTATGCAAAAATATGTAGAAGGGCTTCATAAACAGCAGGGGGTTAAGACATCAGGCAAGGTGCAAGTATTTCCAAGCTTCTCGACTGGCATTGGACAAATGCATGCTGATCTAATAAGGAAAAATTCAAACGCAGAAGTACCAAATATAGCGGAGGCCACAATGACCTCATGGAACTGCTCCAATTCTTTAAGATCATCAGCATCAATGTCATAACCAGTTTGATCTCTTGGTCCACATCCTTTTACAAATCTAAAGGGCAAGAAGCAAGTAAAGGAAATAAATACAAGCAAAGAttttggtaaaaataaaatattgtctACATAAAGCAAACAGGAAATTTAGCCTACCCACAGTGCACGGTCATGGATTCTTTTATATCAAAAGAATCCTCTCTCTGTTTCAGAGAAGGGTAGCCACCAAAGTCGGAGCCTCCATTTGGTTCAGTTCTCAGAGGATTTTCTTCAGAGAAATATGTTAAATGACGAAGCACAGGAGATTCTGAGGGGAAGTTGGGTTTACTAGCTATGGCATGCTCCACAGGAATGTAACACACCGGGCATGCTGAGGCAACAAAATAAGAAATCATATTACTATATCTAAGAGTATTTAGGCATGTAAAGAACACAAACATAGATGTGAAATACAATCCATCACATTAATACCAGTAGTCGGTTAGGATGTCAGTAGAACAATAGCTATCCAAAAATAGAAATCTATAAAGTAATGTAACAGCGAGGCAACTTACGGCGAGGTCCAATGCGCCTTCTATCACCGGGAGGAGGGGGTggaaatgcaaaatttttacATGGATTATCCCAAAAAGAAGCAGCACTAGAATCAACAACTGCTGCTGAAGCATGGGAGATGGACGGGTACCAGCCAGCATTCTCATCACATACTGTAACTTTATTCATCTTAATACTACTATTATTTGGCATTGTTTCTTTCCCAGTCAACAAtgaatataaagcatgagaCTTATTAGGATCTCTTGAATCAAAATCCAAACTAGAGTCTCCCAAATCAGCCTCTGACATCAATAATAAATCACTGGTATAAGTTAACAATACGAGGCACATAAATTTGGTTACTTGCATAACTGGATAATGAAACTAGAAATAGTTAATAACAAACTTAATAATCTGACAGAAGGATACCCCCTAACAAGGAAAAAGGGAAGCAGGTTTTATGGTTATTAGAGGGGCAAGGGTATCGTAAAGCCTGGACGCAATATGTCATGTGAAGAATGAGCCTTGACGAATAAAGGTTCACTAAGCAATAATACTATAGGAATCTATTATGTGCAGAAAATTTCATCATGCACCATCCAATATAAAATACTTTATAAAACACAAATTATCGAACAgtaacatatttatatattgcatgtgtgtgtgttcaTTACCCTTCAAGTGAGATGAATGACAAGTGTCCTACATTTCACCGCGGATTCAGCATCTCTATATTTAAGAAGTGTTTAAGGCATTCCTTGCGCCTTTAAAGTGCACGAGAGTAAATGATTCACAGCAAAAGAGAATGCTTTATTGAATAGACGTGCATTCCTATGAGTTTAGGCGTAAGGATTGAGTCATGACACGCCTTAAGCCTAGGATCAACATCTCCTGGCCTGTtaataaacatgataaatttatcTATAGTGTATACTGAGTAAAGTAATTAAGAGTTTGTTCTCTTTGGTGTGTCActtttaaaaattacaaaaacacATTAAGTTTAGTCATTTCACTATATAACATTAATCTTTATTATTCTATTATACACACACTATTGGAAACCAAGAAAACTAATagaaactatttttaatatctTGATATCTCATCTTTAAGATATCGTCCGTATTTTATCATCGCAATGTCGAATATAAAGATTAgagttaaaaaaattaaaattcaactATTTGAAAGTGAATGCGCTTGTGCATGTGCAACGCTGGAATTATTAATACAACTAGCACTGATTATAAGGGAAATATTAGGAACTAAGCCAGATAAATAACAAACATCTCAGCTGATGCAAAGAACCTAACCAGAAATAAATTCTTGggatataaattataataatgatTAAGTTCAATACAATTACTCAGAGACTAAAGCCAAAAACAGGAATCTTATGACCCTTCATCAATTAGTGGCGAAGAGTCTTGAGGCCACATCAATGTTGAGATGTGATCAATATCAGATAGAATACTGACAACAAAAGAATATGAAATGCATTGCATCAAACCACCTTTATTGACGGTAAAGAATACTGTCGTGAAAGCTAAAAGAGCAAGGGATGCTAAAATCAGCATTCCCACTTTCCTCTGGCTTAAAtatctgaaaacagaatgaaCTTGTCTTTCTTTTTCCTTATAACCATTAAGGGATGACTTTGAAGGCCTCCGAGGAATGTACAAGTTCTGAGGTAGCAACCCTCCATTCAGTGGCTGTTGCTGCAATAATCCATAACTACCTGATGCTCTAAGACCCAATGACCCTCCAGTCATTGTAACTCCAAACCCTCAGAAGTTATTTTCATCTCTTTTCACAGCAAATTCGGCATTCATTCACAGATAATATGCTGTGTGAAAATCGCAAATCACATCCCAGATGATCAATAATTGAATACATCTACTAACAGGACATATAGATAAGAAAAAATTTCCCTGTCGGGTACAGTAAGTATACCAATAAAAGTAAATCAAGTATTGGTTCACAAAGATCAAGAATATAAAGTATGTTAATTTGctattttattttctgaaaaaaggAATGAGAAATGCCGCACATGCTTCACATCACAAACAAATGTCAATCCCGTCACAAAATCACTCCCAAAAGTTGATGATGACATACTTCAAATCCACGAAATGGTCCAAATCTATCACACCCATTTCAACAGAAAACGGATAGCCTACAACTCTTCAACTAGAAACAATGACATGATAAGGATCAGCCCCCTTTTATGCTCGAACGATTTCCAGGAAAATAATGAAGAAAAGATAAGAAATGCTCTAAAACCCCCCACCTTAACAAATCCTAATTTCCCACAATAACAAGCACAGTCGCACGTAGAACAACTCCGAGCTCCGTTTTTAGAAGCCAATCACCCAGAATACAAAAATACTAAAACAAAAGCAGCGACAGACGTAAGCAATTCCAATCAAAACAGAAATCCAAGAATACATTAGCTTGGGAACTTCGAATCTGGACCTACCTAAATCAATGCATGCGGATAAACGATCGAGTCGAAAGTACCCAAAAAGTGAGATATTTATCAGATTGGGTTGCTCCCACCTCCGAATAATACTCACACTCTGAAGAAATCAAATATCCAACAAACAAAATCTGGAAAGTTTTAAAAATGCAGGACTTGTTTTCCTCGTTCTTGTGGGCACCTAATAACAGTGGAATCGCGTCGTCTTggtgaaatatttttttgttgaattcaattatttttgggaaattacGAGCCAACTGCCAACATCCATAATATTTTTGGTTTTTGCAAAATTCAAGAAATATGCTCTAATCCAATTATTTTGTAAGGATATTTTCTCGTGTGCGGGTTTCGGTAATTCGGGGAAACGATAAATATACCAAATAATAA
This window contains:
- the LOC142518690 gene encoding uncharacterized protein LOC142518690 produces the protein MNKAITTICFFLQSSMASQGFFLICMLHSLIALTCGALMMFYRDEFFVFSHGRERASKLLGSTPHDQLLIQTSDSFSGLLMFAIGFLLFMVAFVEDREFHSFFPKGCVLLHITMAIWRIYFERKVEVLGFDWLRLVVGDIVLGLSWVLFLVCSWREKYD
- the LOC142518049 gene encoding putative hexosyltransferase MUCI70 isoform X2, whose protein sequence is MTGGSLGLRASGSYGLLQQQPLNGGLLPQNLYIPRRPSKSSLNGYKEKERQVHSVFRYLSQRKVGMLILASLALLAFTTVFFTVNKACPVCYIPVEHAIASKPNFPSESPVLRHLTYFSEENPLRTEPNGGSDFGGYPSLKQREDSFDIKESMTVHCGFVKGCGPRDQTGYDIDADDLKELEQFHEVIVASAIFGNYDVIQQPRNIGEVARKNVPFFMFVDKETEAYMKNNSVLDGGKQVGLWRIIVVHNVPYKDARRNGKVPKLLLHRLFPNVRYSIWIDGKLRLVVDPYQILEKFLWRQNATFAISRHYSRFDVFEEAEANKAAGKYDNASIDYQIDYYKKEGLTSYTLDKLPITSDVPEGCVIIREHIPITNLFSCLWFNEVDRFTSRDQLSFATVRDKVKERVNWNINMFLDCERRNFVIQAYHRDLLEQRAHQQAMARNHPPPVLIHEKTPVKRNLVRPGRGNKKPSSRRRRKVIPRNKENFFI
- the LOC142518049 gene encoding putative hexosyltransferase MUCI70 isoform X1, with the translated sequence MTGGSLGLRASGSYGLLQQQPLNGGLLPQNLYIPRRPSKSSLNGYKEKERQVHSVFRYLSQRKVGMLILASLALLAFTTVFFTVNKEADLGDSSLDFDSRDPNKSHALYSLLTGKETMPNNSSIKMNKVTVCDENAGWYPSISHASAAVVDSSAASFWDNPCKNFAFPPPPPGDRRRIGPRPCPVCYIPVEHAIASKPNFPSESPVLRHLTYFSEENPLRTEPNGGSDFGGYPSLKQREDSFDIKESMTVHCGFVKGCGPRDQTGYDIDADDLKELEQFHEVIVASAIFGNYDVIQQPRNIGEVARKNVPFFMFVDKETEAYMKNNSVLDGGKQVGLWRIIVVHNVPYKDARRNGKVPKLLLHRLFPNVRYSIWIDGKLRLVVDPYQILEKFLWRQNATFAISRHYSRFDVFEEAEANKAAGKYDNASIDYQIDYYKKEGLTSYTLDKLPITSDVPEGCVIIREHIPITNLFSCLWFNEVDRFTSRDQLSFATVRDKVKERVNWNINMFLDCERRNFVIQAYHRDLLEQRAHQQAMARNHPPPVLIHEKTPVKRNLVRPGRGNKKPSSRRRRKVIPRNKENFFI